Proteins encoded within one genomic window of Choloepus didactylus isolate mChoDid1 chromosome 11 unlocalized genomic scaffold, mChoDid1.pri SUPER_11_unloc3, whole genome shotgun sequence:
- the LOC119524623 gene encoding sorting nexin-18-like, whose protein sequence is MSQKYPPKPISDSWFSENFRRARALYDFRSENPGEISLREHEVLSLCSEQDIEGWLEGVNSRGDRGLFPASYVQVISGPEPSPAGDGGPGAPARYANVPPGGFEPLPAVPPASFKPPADAFQPLLQPQQAPPPSTFQPLGAGFPYGGGALQPSPQQLYGGGGGYQASQGSDDDWDDEWDDSSTVADEPGALGSGAYPDLDGSSSGVGVAGRYRLSTRSDLSLGSRGGSAPPHHPQHHPSGAKSSATVSRNLNRFSTFVKSGGEAFVLGEASGFVKDGDKLCVVLGPYGPEWQENPYPFQCTIDDPTKQTKFKGMKSYISYKLVPTHTQVPVHRRYKHFDWLYARLAEKFPVISVPHLPEKQATGRFEEDFISKRRKGLIWWMNHMASHPVLAQCDVFQHFLTCPSSTDEKAWKQGKRKAEKDEMVGANFFLTLSTPPAAALDLQEVEGKIDGFKCFTKKMDDSALQLNHTANEFARKQVTGFKKEYQKVGQSFRGLSQAFELDQQAFSVGLNQAIAFTGDAYDAIGELFAEQPRQDLDPVMDLLALYQGHLANFPDIIHVQKGALTKVKESRRHVEEGKMEVQKADGIQDRCNTISFATLAEIHHFHQIRVRDFKSQMQHFLQQQIIFFQKVTQKLEEALHKYDSV, encoded by the coding sequence TCGGCGCGCCCGGGCGCTGTACGACTTCAGGTCCGAGAACCCCGGCGAGATCTCACTGCGGGAGCACGAGGTGCTGAGCCTGTGCAGCGAGCAGGACATCGAGGGCTGGCTCGAAGGGGTCAACAGCCGCGGCGACCGCGGCCTCTTCCCTGCCTCGTACGTGCAGGTGATCAGCGGCCCCGAGCCCAGCCCGGCAGGCGACGGCGGCCCTGGTGCCCCGGCTCGCTACGCCAACGTGCCGCCCGGCGGCTTCGAGCCCCTGCCCGCGGTGCCGCCCGCCTCCTTCAAGCCGCCGGCCGACGCCTTCCAGCCGTTGCTTCAGCCTCAGCAGGCGCCGCCGCCGAGCACCTTTCAGCCGCTGGGCGCGGGCTTCCCGTACGGCGGGGGCGCCCTGCAGCCGTCGCCTCAGCAGCTctacggcggcggcggcggctacCAGGCCAGCCAGGGCAGCGACGATGACTGGGACGACGAGTGGGACGACAGCTCCACGGTGGCGGACGAGCCGGGTGCGCTGGGCAGCGGCGCGTACCCGGACCTCGACGGCTCGTCGTCTGGGGTCGGCGTGGCCGGTCGCTACCGTCTGTCGACGCGCTCTGACCTGTCGCTGGGGTCCCGCGGCGGCTCGGCGCCCCCACACCACCCGCAGCACCACCCGTCGGGGGCCAAGAGCTCGGCCACCGTGAGCCGCAACCTCAACCGCTTCTCCACCTTCGTCAAGTCGGGTGGGGAGGCCTTCGTGCTCGGCGAGGCGTCGGGCTTCGTGAAGGACGGGGACAAGCTGTGCGTGGTGTTGGGGCCCTACGGTCCGGAGTGGCAGGAGAACCCCTACCCTTTCCAGTGCACCATCGACGACCCCACCAAGCAGACCAAGTTTAAGGGCATGAAGAGCTACATCTCCTACAAGCTGGTGCCCACCCACACGCAGGTGCCCGTGCACCGGCGCTACAAGCACTTCGACTGGCTGTACGCGCGCCTGGCCGAGAAGTTCCCGGTCATCTCGGTGCCCCACCTGCCCGAGAAGCAGGCCACGGGCCGCTTCGAGGAGGACTTCATCTCCAAGCGCAGGAAGGGCCTGATCTGGTGGATGAACCACATGGCCAGCCACCCGGTGCTGGCGCAGTGCGACGTCTTCCAGCACTTCCTGACGTGCCCCAGCAGCACCGACGAGAAGGCCTGGAAGCAGGGCAAGAGGAAGGCCGAAAAAGATGAGATGGTGGGCGCCAACTTCTTCCTGACCCTGAGCACGCCCCCCGCTGCCGCCCTCGACCTGCAGGAGGTAGAGGGTAAGATCGACGGCTTCAAGTGTTTCACCAAGAAGATGGACGACAGCGCGCTGCAGCTCAACCACACGGCCAACGAGTTCGCACGCAAGCAGGTGACAGGCTTCAAGAAGGAGTATCAGAAGGTGGGCCAGTCTTTCCGCGGCCTCAGCCAGGCCTTTGAGCTGGACCAGCAGGCCTTCTCGGTGGGCCTGAACCAGGCCATCGCCTTCACCGGAGATGCCTACGACGCCATCGGCGAGCTGTTCGCCGAGCAACCCAGGCAGGACCTGGACCCGGTCATGGACCTGTTAGCGCTGTATCAGGGGCACCTGGCCAACTTCCCGGACATCATCCACGTGCAAAAAGGAGCTCTTACCAAAGTAAAGGAGAGTAGGCGACATGTGGAAGAAGGGAAAATGGAGGTtcaaaaggctgatggcattcaAGATCGCTGTAACACTATTTCTTTTGCCACTTTGGCTGAAATTCACCACTTCCATCAAATTCGAGTAAGAGACTTTAAATCACAGATGCAGCATTTCTTACAACAGCaaataatatttttccaaaaagtgacccagaaatTGGAAGAAGCTCTTCACAAATATGACAGTGTTTAA